The following are encoded in a window of Spea bombifrons isolate aSpeBom1 chromosome 2, aSpeBom1.2.pri, whole genome shotgun sequence genomic DNA:
- the ARF3 gene encoding ADP-ribosylation factor 3, with translation MGNIFGNLLKSLIGKKEMRILMVGLDAAGKTTILYKLKLGEIVTTIPTIGFNVETVEYKNISFTVWDVGGQDKIRPLWRHYFQNTQGLIFVVDSNDRERVNEAREELMRMLAEDELRDAVLLVFANKQDLPNAMNAAEITDKLGLHSLRHRNWYIQATCATSGDGLYEGLDWLANQLKNKK, from the exons atgGGAAACATCTTTGGAAACCTATTGAAGAGCCTGATTGGGAAGAAGGAAATGCGAATACTCATGGTGGGCCTTGATGCTGCTGGTAAAACCACCATATTGTACAAACTGAAGCTCGGAGAGATTGTGACTACGATCCCCACCATAG GCTTTAATGTGGAGACTGTGGAATACAAGAATATTAGTTTTACAGTGTGGGATGTTGGCGGCCAAGACAAAATCCGGCCACTGTGGAGGCACTACTTCCAGAACACTCAGG GGTTAATATTTGTGGTAGACAGCAATGATAGAGAGCGAGTGAATGAGGCACGTGAGGAGCTGATGAGGATGCTGGCAGAGGATGAGCTGAGGGATGCTGTACTGCTGGTTTTTGCTAACAAACAG GACCTGCCCAATGCTATGAATGCCGCTGAGATAACAGACAAATTGGGGCTGCATTCTCTGCGCCACCGCAATTGGTACATCCAGGCTACGTGTGCCACCAGTGGTGATGGTCTCTACGAAGGGCTGGACTGGCTAGCCAACCAACTGAAGAACAAGAAGTGA